Proteins from a single region of Crocosphaera sp. UHCC 0190:
- a CDS encoding IS1634 family transposase — AKNLQLMSSIKWLSRVPLSLGKAKELVKNILDNQLTSSSIEGYSWKEEVITYGEIKQRWLLVESQKRKESDLTKLSERSDKEKQKAHQALKSLMKKKFTSFEGATEAANNFSKRLKYHQLADIQIQEIPEKNQKKNQEIGKNLFQITATLGINTDQVNELEKRAGRFILATNELDDNRLSSDDILIKYKEQQAPERGFGFLKDPLFFADSVFLKSPQRVETMAMLMGLCLLVYSLGQRELRRQLKEAKTGLKNQLGKLTKTPTLRWLFQCFQGIHLLLLSGVKQIVNLTEERQLILSFFPTSSQKYYILSG; from the coding sequence AGCTAAAAATCTTCAATTAATGTCATCAATTAAATGGTTATCAAGAGTTCCCTTATCTCTGGGCAAAGCTAAAGAATTAGTCAAAAATATCTTAGATAATCAACTAACTTCTAGTTCAATAGAAGGATATTCCTGGAAAGAAGAGGTAATAACTTATGGAGAAATTAAGCAAAGATGGTTGTTAGTTGAAAGTCAAAAAAGAAAGGAATCAGATTTGACAAAACTGTCTGAGAGGAGCGACAAGGAAAAACAAAAAGCGCATCAGGCTCTCAAGTCATTAATGAAAAAGAAATTCACTTCCTTTGAAGGAGCGACTGAGGCGGCTAATAATTTTTCTAAGAGGTTAAAATACCATCAACTTGCCGATATACAGATTCAAGAAATTCCAGAAAAGAATCAGAAAAAGAACCAAGAAATCGGGAAGAATTTATTCCAAATCACAGCAACTCTTGGAATTAATACCGATCAAGTTAATGAATTAGAAAAAAGAGCAGGACGATTTATCTTAGCCACAAATGAACTCGACGACAATAGATTAAGTTCTGACGATATCTTGATTAAATATAAAGAGCAACAAGCCCCAGAGAGAGGGTTTGGTTTTCTGAAAGATCCTTTATTTTTTGCCGATAGTGTTTTTCTTAAATCTCCTCAAAGAGTTGAAACAATGGCGATGTTAATGGGTTTATGCCTTCTGGTTTATTCTTTAGGACAAAGAGAATTACGTCGTCAACTAAAAGAAGCAAAAACAGGATTAAAAAATCAATTAGGTAAGTTAACTAAAACCCCAACCTTAAGATGGCTATTCCAGTGTTTTCAAGGAATTCACCTCCTCTTGCTATCAGGAGTTAAACAAATTGTTAATCTCACGGAAGAACGCCAGTTAATCTTAAGTTTTTTTCCGACCTCTTCCCAAAAGTATTATATCTTATCTGGGTAA
- a CDS encoding AAA-like domain-containing protein, producing the protein MYSDHLQRQLYNLQRQDSELLETLEKVVFAPEAIELDLLTAIKLQSFGLVNLKGNEVMPSCRLYQQYFQQYFQGDNVINS; encoded by the coding sequence ATTTATAGTGACCATCTCCAACGGCAATTATACAACCTACAAAGACAAGATTCTGAGTTACTAGAAACCTTAGAAAAAGTGGTCTTTGCTCCAGAAGCAATTGAGCTAGATTTATTAACTGCTATCAAGTTACAGAGTTTTGGATTAGTCAATCTTAAGGGTAATGAAGTTATGCCCAGTTGTCGTTTATACCAGCAATATTTTCAGCAATATTTTCAGGGTGATAATGTGATTAATTCTTGA